Part of the Halostella litorea genome, TCGCCCAGTCGGCGAGGTCGCTGTACACGTCGTCGATGGTCCGTTCGTCGCTGGCTTCCGCGGCGGCGACGGCGTCGACGGCGGCCGGTGACGCGGCGTCGTACGCCTCCTCATACTCGGTGATGCGCGTCGTCAGCTCACGAACGCGGTCCTGGAGTTCCTCGACAGAATGGTCGGCTGCGAGCTGGTTGATGCGTCGCCACTCGAAGTACGCGTCATTACGCTCGTAGGTGGCTGGGTGGCCGTCGTGCCGGGTAACGATGCCGAGATCGTCGAACCAGCCCAGATACTTCCGGGCGGTCTTGGGGTCACAGTCGGCGCTG contains:
- a CDS encoding DUF7342 family protein is translated as MSETDAADGPPPFEDAFSSDDVEQRVYGTILQTREPTAASAIADSADCDPKTARKYLGWFDDLGIVTRHDGHPATYERNDAYFEWRRINQLAADHSVEELQDRVRELTTRITEYEEAYDAASPAAVDAVAAAEASDERTIDDVYSDLADWATAREERARYERARQQRTDGEREQASG